Part of the Anoplopoma fimbria isolate UVic2021 breed Golden Eagle Sablefish chromosome 4, Afim_UVic_2022, whole genome shotgun sequence genome, GCATTATATATCGCTGacatttacagcattttaaacaaatttagGAGACCTCTTTTAACCTTTGCAGATGTTAGGATTTCTGCAATATGACGcacgtctcttttttttcaattgcatATCCTGAAATCAGCCTTGACCAAAACTTCTTTCAACCCAAGGGAAGCTGAATTTAAGCTCAATGGAGAGTTTTATGCACTTCTCTTTTTAAAACTTAACACATAAGAATTGATttgaattaagaaaaacaaatggggATGCAAAGTGCAAGACTACAAGTAACAAAACACGACTTTCTCAGAGGCACTCCTGTTGAAGGGTTGCAAGTAAAGGTGCTTCACCAATGACGCAGAATTTGGTGGAAAATTATTAGATGCTACTTTCTGTGATGTGATGAAGGACGCAGTGTCAGTGATGGATACGATAAGTCTCTAACATGGGAAACATTAACACATATAGCTTCATGATGAATTAACGTATGCATGTCAATTGGGAAAGAAATCACTGGGActcaaaacccccaaaacccaaaacagaagaaacagaaatattcCATTGATAGTGACAAAACtgctaaaaaaacataaaaccatAGAAAAAGTAGCAAGTGGAAGActaaaattcaaacattttaaaagatctTAAGATTCAAATTTTGACTAAACAAAACTTTAGGTATAAAAATGGCAGAAGAGCTACAAACTATTCAAAGGGACTGCAGTTATATTCTGAATGATAAACGTCATCTGGAATGTTTTCTTCACCCCGTAAAGTGACAGGTTAAGGTCAGCGTTTTGGGATATGTTGTTGTACGGCTACATTTACGGCATTTGTCTCTAACTTCTCCTTCGACTTCAGTCCGACTGGCCGTTCTGGCAGCCTTTCAGATACAGCTCGTCCTGGGACAGATGTCCATCAAAGCCGTCCATGTAGaggctgctggtgctgctgccgctgctgcccAGGAACGTACCGACCGCCCGGCCCTGACGAGCGTGACCGACGGCATCGCTGAACACCTTGTTGATCTGCTCCTCTGACGGCATCCACCAGTCTGGGTTTGAGGCACAGTGCATCCGGATGAACTCTGGCGAGGAGAGTTTCAATCAAAAAGAGattagaaaatgtcaaaacaaaccGTAACTGACTGTGATTGACAGTACGACAGAAAGGAGGTTTCCAGggtgagttttgttttgtatttgtaatgtaatgaaaaactTCACTGTCCTACAATTATTGACCTTTTCTGTACACAAACCATGATAATGGGacttaaattaaatcataagTATATTCGATATCCAATCACATTAAAAAGGTATTGATGCTGAAACTTTGTGTATGTGGTGAAAACACATCTGATCTGCCCTTTAAGTAGTTATAATCTGTTATTTTATGATACAAATGTAGGAAATGACAAAGTGAAACTATAGAACTATAGATATTTATCACCTGAATctgagtttcagctcattgtttagctcACTGGCCctcaactttactgtttggttcaCTCTCTCCGCTTTCATAGTGTTGTTTTAAGCCGCAGCAGGAAGCtattttcagagaaaaagcttTAACAACTGACAGTATGCTGCCTAACAGCAGACTGACACGgttagctggtgaacatagtacAGCATTCAGAAACTAAAGAGCCAGACacatcaggtggacacaaacacaactctgaATAAATGATTATGTGTCTCCagaactgctggatgtgtaagtaagcaactgtttgccaacaaatttaacatatcaacttaaaaggtgatgatATGTCAATGTCGTGAGcacaacttgtttctgctgaCCCCAAGGggctgaaaagaaaacagttattgcaggtttaaaatAAGAAATCCTGAGACAGTTTAAGTAGAAATGGGTTGAATCGGACTGGAAATCAGGTTATAAAATTGTGACCATGAATGTATCAGATCTGAGACCGAATAAAATGATAAGTTGATCCATATGTGAACCAAAAAAATTCTGATTTGGTCCACGTTTGCTTTTCATGTGAACCCTCAGTTTCATATTGTTATGAGCCCATAAATAATGATTTCACTTGATACCTAGTGGTGCTTTTCAAGTCTGAAACATGGGCTGTAAAATATTTAGTTCTCTCATCAACATGGCACTACATCATTCAAACAACactaacattttataaatatttgatatgaCATTTGCCAGAGCTTCTGGCTGTAGGACAACCGTAGGAGCTCTACTAGTGTTTCAATTCCCAGCGTTTCAATAACAATGCATCACTTAAATTGAGCAGAAACAATTGTAATGCAAACACTCGTCTAAGTTGACAGACTGGTTCCAGTGCCGTGTACCTCTGAGGCAGCTGACTTTGACGGGGTTGAGCGGCCGTCTCTCCAGGCCTGGATCTCCTGAGTGGACCGAACGCTTCCTTTTGCCCAAACCGCAGGAGAACTTGAGCTCGTCTGTGGTGAAGACGAAGCGAATCAGGTAGCGCAGCAGCCGCCTGCCGTCTTTCTTGGAGGAGTTGACGGCTTCGTCCCACTGCTTattggagatgaagagaggataGTTCTCCAGCAGTTGTTTGCTGCCCTgcagggaagaggaggatggattTAATAGTCAGAAGGAGTGCAGCCTCACATGGTAATTTACTTTTATTCCAAATTTGACAACACTAGCTAAAGTTTTGTCCTCTTTGATATGGACCTTTAACCTTCTTTAAGAGTGTACACCATCATCTAGTGTCAATTTAACTTATTTGACAACACGTCTTGTTTTCgcagacaaataaataaacaaatatacactgaattttttattcttcatgttcataaaaacattgtattcattaaaaaacacagaccTCAAAGACTGTTTGCCGTTCTTCTTCCTGCGGAGACagagttttctttaaatacaattttttcaCACAACTTAATGGCACAATTAACACAATGACAAAGTTACTTTTCTGGGATGGAAGTGATCTCATATTTTCACAGCTTAACATATGCTACTGATCACACATTCTTAAAATAGTTGGGAATAATGTAGAGCAGAGTGAATCCTCACCTCGGTGAGCTGCTCCTCCGGCATCGGCTGGACCAGCTGGTTGTTAAACTCAAGAACAGTCTTGAAGTAGTCGAGGACATTTTGACAGGGAACTGTATGAAACACGtgaacagaattaaaaaaaaaacattgtcgaAATTACGACCCATCTGGTGATTAATCTAAAAACATTAATCCAGCAATGTGCAGATAAAGTTATCTGTTTTAGTGCAAATTAGGTTAAGGTGCCACTGGGGAGCTCAGAATGCTTTGGGGAGAGcagaaaagtgaataaaaatagatataagCTATTAAAActctgtgatgcatttaaaGAGAGAACATGAGGCTTTCTGAAACTGATGACACACAAAAACTTAAGTCATTGAGGTCttatgataataaaatacatgGATGTGTGTGCTTGATATTGATTGATgcagcagaataaataaaagatgcagaaataagttgaacattttctgagaatattttcatataaaactattttaactgaTGTACACAGACAGGTGACATATTAAGAAAGATGCTTCAATAAATTAGTAGAAATGAAACTATTAGTTGAGTAATCGACACAAAATCTATTTCGCTGTTTTGTTATTCAAATGCATTCATAATTCTATCACAAATTCTAGCCCAGTTAGTCGTTGTGCTCTGGGGTTGGTAATGCTGATCCACCACTTTGGTTtagactgaaatatctaaaagacaaataaactatGAAGCATTATCACAGATAAAACCCGAGCTGCTTTAAGTCAGAGTCATAAGTGTATGAACATAAAATAtcttcataaaaataaaagtcaaattttaaatatgaccttaagagtttttttctgtggtgCCAGCAGCTGCAACTGAAACTGTGCATCAGGTTATGAGGACGCAACATGCATCCTCGTTATctaattaattattcatcatgTTGGCTCCATGAATACTCCAAAATAGAAACTACACCCTGCTGCATTTTTCAATATTCATAGGTCACCAAGTCTCCTCAGCATTTTCCATCTTGAGTCAAGTCGAGTCTCCAGCCCTGGATTAAACTATCCAGCAGAACTCTTACTTTTAACAGTGTggtattttacttaaataaaagatctgagtacttcctcTACCGCTGCCAATaccaacatttttataaaacgAAAAAGTAACAATAAGGTACAACAGAGAACCCATGAGTTTGAGGCCCCAAAATCACAAAATCTGCCCTGACACtaatatatttttgaagaaaAGAGTTCATCCCTCCATTATCTCTCTGGACACGTAAAGAAATTCTGGAagaataaaaccttttattttaatttgtcaccAAAACCCTCAAACCCTGTAAAGTCACGGTTTTCATTACTTCACCTGGGACGTTCTCCAGCTTGTTGCGTAGCTCCTCGTTCTCCTGCTGCAGAGACAGCACCTCCTGCTCCAGCTCCAGGCAGCGTGGACAGcagttctcctcctcctcatcctcctcggGCAGCGTGGACGACGGGTGGCCGTACGACTCTGACGGAGTCGGCGAGCCCCAGCCGCCCAGGTTGTGTCTCGGAGGAGAAACCCCTGAGCCGGGCTCTGCTGACACACACTGCTCATCGTCCAGACCGGCAGACagatgttgctgctgctgctgctgctgctgaggcccTGAGAGCAG contains:
- the LOC129090515 gene encoding BEN domain-containing protein 4, which produces MEGEMQPADEGPCAPKMCRQPRGPYSSLKTFQSKRSAGKSRLDRSAVVEVPLFGDGHHFTFHPEQPHRFQPHHHHHHHHHQQHHRLQQLHHTSVAISSSQQQHRFPCEARPSSRVPTSTAASPGTQQRRASSGGAEPRLSPDCTYGISSENRLILDAFAQQCSRVLSLLNNGRLLEPPSSSSSSSTFTSNIKLEGGPGEVQGLHCSSLGTSKPEESSSTTDPEEEAKQSHLNQQQTSAVLRIFTDSLQNYLLSGPQQQQQQQQHLSAGLDDEQCVSAEPGSGVSPPRHNLGGWGSPTPSESYGHPSSTLPEEDEEEENCCPRCLELEQEVLSLQQENEELRNKLENVPVPCQNVLDYFKTVLEFNNQLVQPMPEEQLTEEEERQTVFEGSKQLLENYPLFISNKQWDEAVNSSKKDGRRLLRYLIRFVFTTDELKFSCGLGKRKRSVHSGDPGLERRPLNPVKVSCLREFIRMHCASNPDWWMPSEEQINKVFSDAVGHARQGRAVGTFLGSSGSSTSSLYMDGFDGHLSQDELYLKGCQNGQSD